In Streptomyces violaceusniger Tu 4113, one DNA window encodes the following:
- a CDS encoding ABC transporter permease, producing MLAYLIRRLFAVVVMLLVVTLTTFAIFFVIPKWAGTDPALLFVGKQADPAAIEGIREKLSLGDPVLVQFWHFVQGLFVGRDYANGTDVTHCPAPCFGYSFRTEQAVWPQLTDAMPVTLSLAAGACLLWLVGGITTGVVSALRRGTLWDRSAMTIALAGVSLPIYFTGLLSLAIFSYSLKWVNVDYKGLGDDPAMWFESLILPWITLAFLYAAMYARLTRATMLEIMGEDYIRTARAKGLRERVVIGRHAMRSTWTPVLTLLGLDLGALLGGAVLTETTYNLPGLGRLAVNAITDKDLPVILGVTLIAAIFIVIANLVVDLLYAVIDPRVRLG from the coding sequence GTGCTTGCTTATCTCATCCGGCGCTTGTTCGCCGTCGTCGTGATGCTGTTGGTCGTCACCCTCACGACCTTCGCCATCTTCTTCGTGATCCCGAAGTGGGCCGGTACCGACCCGGCTCTGCTGTTCGTCGGCAAGCAGGCCGACCCCGCGGCCATCGAAGGCATCCGGGAGAAGCTCAGCCTCGGTGATCCGGTCCTGGTGCAGTTCTGGCACTTCGTCCAGGGTCTCTTCGTGGGCCGTGACTACGCCAACGGCACGGACGTCACCCACTGCCCGGCGCCCTGCTTCGGCTACTCCTTCCGCACCGAGCAGGCGGTGTGGCCGCAGCTCACCGACGCCATGCCGGTCACCCTCTCGCTCGCCGCCGGCGCCTGTCTGCTGTGGCTGGTCGGCGGCATCACCACCGGTGTCGTCTCCGCGCTGCGGCGGGGCACCCTGTGGGACCGCTCCGCGATGACGATCGCGCTGGCCGGTGTCTCGCTGCCGATCTACTTCACCGGTCTGCTCTCGCTGGCGATCTTCAGCTACTCGCTGAAGTGGGTCAACGTGGATTACAAGGGGCTCGGTGACGATCCGGCGATGTGGTTCGAGAGCCTGATCCTCCCGTGGATCACGCTCGCCTTCCTCTATGCGGCGATGTACGCCCGGCTGACCCGGGCCACCATGCTGGAGATCATGGGCGAGGACTACATCCGCACCGCCCGCGCCAAGGGCCTGCGAGAACGGGTGGTCATCGGCCGGCACGCGATGCGCTCGACCTGGACCCCGGTCCTCACCCTGCTCGGCCTCGACCTGGGCGCGCTGCTGGGCGGCGCGGTCCTCACCGAGACCACCTACAACCTGCCCGGCCTCGGGCGGCTCGCGGTGAACGCGATCACCGACAAGGACCTGCCGGTCATCCTCGGCGTCACCCTGATCGCGGCCATCTTCATCGTGATCGCCAACCTCGTCGTGGACCTTCTGTACGCCGTCATCGACCCGCGAGTGAGGCTCGGATGA
- a CDS encoding ABC transporter ATP-binding protein translates to MTDLTKSSGQPGNGELPATGTAAVGEVAAAGSPAPTAFLEVRDLHVHFPTDDGLVKSVDGLSFRLEKGKTLGIVGESGSGKSVTSLGIMGLHTAGQYGRRKARISGEIWLNGQELLGADPDQVRKLRGREMSMIFQDPLSALHPYYTIGRQIIEAYRVHHEVTKDVARKRAIELLDRVGIPQPDKRADSYPHEFSGGMRQRAMIAMALVNNPELLIADEPTTALDVTVQAQILDLIRDLQKEFGSAVIVITHDLGVVAELADDLLVMYGGRCVERGPAEKVFYEPQHPYTWGLLGSMPRIDRDQTERLIPVKGSPPSLINVPSGCAFHPRCPYADVPKDNITRTKRPELSEAGGGGHFSACHMTQEERTRIWTEEIAPKL, encoded by the coding sequence ATGACCGACCTGACCAAGTCCTCCGGACAGCCCGGGAACGGCGAGCTGCCGGCCACCGGCACCGCCGCCGTGGGCGAGGTGGCCGCGGCGGGCTCGCCCGCCCCCACCGCCTTCCTCGAGGTGCGTGATCTGCACGTCCACTTCCCGACCGACGACGGTCTGGTGAAGTCCGTGGACGGGCTCAGCTTCCGGCTGGAGAAGGGCAAGACCCTCGGCATCGTCGGCGAGTCCGGCTCCGGCAAGTCCGTCACCTCGCTCGGCATCATGGGGCTGCACACCGCCGGGCAGTACGGCCGCCGCAAGGCGCGGATCTCCGGCGAGATCTGGCTGAACGGCCAGGAGCTGCTGGGCGCCGACCCGGACCAGGTGCGCAAGCTGCGCGGCCGCGAGATGTCGATGATCTTCCAGGATCCGCTGTCCGCGCTGCACCCGTACTACACCATCGGCCGCCAGATCATCGAGGCGTACCGGGTGCACCACGAGGTCACCAAGGACGTGGCCCGCAAGCGCGCGATCGAGCTGCTGGACCGCGTCGGCATCCCGCAGCCGGACAAGCGCGCGGACAGCTATCCGCACGAGTTCTCCGGCGGTATGCGCCAGCGCGCCATGATCGCGATGGCGCTGGTCAACAACCCCGAGCTCCTGATCGCGGATGAGCCGACCACCGCCCTGGACGTCACCGTCCAGGCGCAGATCCTCGACCTCATCCGGGATCTGCAGAAGGAGTTCGGCTCCGCGGTCATCGTCATCACCCATGACCTGGGCGTGGTCGCCGAGCTCGCCGACGATCTGCTGGTGATGTACGGCGGCCGCTGTGTCGAGCGCGGCCCGGCCGAGAAGGTCTTCTACGAGCCCCAGCACCCGTACACCTGGGGGCTGTTGGGCTCGATGCCCCGTATCGACCGCGACCAGACCGAGCGGCTCATCCCGGTCAAGGGCTCCCCGCCCAGCCTCATCAATGTGCCGTCCGGCTGTGCCTTCCACCCGCGCTGCCCGTACGCCGATGTGCCGAAGGACAACATCACGCGCACGAAGCGGCCGGAGCTCAGCGAAGCCGGGGGCGGCGGGCACTTCTCCGCGTGCCATATGACGCAGGAGGAGCGCACCCGGATCTGGACCGAAGAGATTGCGCCGAAGCTGTGA
- a CDS encoding ABC transporter ATP-binding protein, with the protein MTVPEKATTSPEPLLKVSGLVKHFPIKKGLLQRQAGAVQAVDGLDFDVRPGETLGVVGESGCGKSTMGRLVTRLLEPTSGTIEFEGKDITHLNTAQMRPMRRDVQMIFQDPYSSLNPRHTVGAIVSAPFRLQGVTPEGGVKAEVQRLLELVGLNPEHYNRYPHEFSGGQRQRIGIARALALKPKLVVADEPVSALDVSIQAQVVNLLDDLQDELGLTYVIIAHDLSVIRHVSDRIAVMYLGKIVELADRQDLYERPMHPYTKALLSAVPVPDPKRRAKRERILLKGDVPSPISPPSGCRFHTRCWKATEVCKSQEPPLVTLATGHQVACHHPENASDQEPQEKPRAEAAQKVTKKTES; encoded by the coding sequence ATGACGGTCCCGGAAAAGGCGACGACGTCGCCCGAGCCCCTGCTCAAGGTGTCGGGTCTGGTCAAGCACTTCCCCATCAAGAAGGGGCTGCTGCAGCGGCAGGCCGGTGCGGTGCAGGCGGTCGACGGGCTCGACTTCGACGTCCGGCCGGGGGAGACCCTGGGCGTGGTGGGCGAGTCGGGCTGCGGCAAGTCCACCATGGGGCGGCTGGTCACCCGGCTGCTCGAACCCACCTCGGGCACGATCGAGTTCGAGGGCAAGGACATCACGCATCTGAACACCGCTCAGATGCGGCCGATGCGCCGTGACGTCCAGATGATCTTCCAGGACCCGTACTCCTCGCTGAACCCCCGGCACACCGTCGGCGCGATCGTCAGCGCGCCCTTCCGGCTCCAGGGCGTCACCCCGGAGGGCGGCGTCAAGGCGGAGGTCCAGCGGCTGCTGGAGCTGGTCGGGCTCAACCCCGAGCACTACAACCGCTATCCGCACGAGTTCTCCGGCGGTCAGCGGCAGCGCATCGGCATCGCCCGGGCGCTGGCCCTCAAGCCCAAGCTGGTCGTCGCCGACGAACCGGTCTCGGCGCTGGACGTGTCGATCCAGGCGCAGGTGGTCAACCTGCTGGACGACCTCCAGGACGAGCTGGGCCTGACGTATGTGATCATCGCGCACGACCTGTCGGTCATCCGCCATGTCTCGGACCGGATCGCGGTGATGTACCTCGGGAAGATCGTCGAGCTGGCGGACCGCCAGGACCTCTACGAGCGTCCCATGCACCCGTACACCAAGGCCCTGCTGTCCGCGGTGCCGGTGCCGGACCCCAAGCGGCGCGCCAAGCGGGAGCGGATCCTGCTCAAGGGCGATGTGCCCTCGCCGATCTCCCCGCCGTCCGGCTGCCGCTTCCACACCCGGTGCTGGAAGGCGACCGAGGTGTGCAAGAGCCAGGAGCCGCCGCTGGTGACGCTGGCCACCGGCCACCAGGTGGCCTGCCACCACCCGGAGAACGCTTCCGACCAGGAGCCGCAGGAGAAGCCCAGGGCCGAGGCGGCACAGAAGGTGACGAAGAAGACCGAAAGCTGA
- a CDS encoding trimeric intracellular cation channel family protein encodes MLIELFTPSVQHALEVAGIFVFAMSGALLAVRKNFDVFGMAVLAEATALGGGIFRDLVIGAVPPIAFTDLGYFLTPLVATGIVFFLHPEVERITAAVGVFDAAGLGLFCVEGTMKAHDFGLGVTASVTLGMATAVGGGVIRDLLAHEVPSLLRWDRDLYAVPAILGSSIAALLLHFHALTAATSALAAAVTFVVRLLAMRYGWRAPRAWNRRSTATEET; translated from the coding sequence GTGCTCATCGAACTGTTCACCCCGTCCGTCCAGCACGCGCTCGAAGTCGCCGGGATCTTCGTCTTCGCGATGTCCGGCGCGCTGCTCGCCGTGCGGAAGAACTTCGATGTCTTCGGCATGGCGGTGCTCGCCGAGGCCACCGCGCTGGGCGGCGGTATCTTCCGCGACCTGGTGATCGGCGCGGTTCCGCCCATCGCCTTCACCGACCTCGGCTATTTCCTCACCCCGCTCGTGGCCACCGGCATCGTCTTCTTCCTCCACCCCGAGGTCGAGCGGATCACGGCGGCGGTGGGGGTCTTCGACGCGGCGGGCCTCGGGCTGTTCTGCGTCGAGGGCACGATGAAGGCGCATGACTTCGGGCTCGGCGTCACCGCGTCGGTCACCCTCGGCATGGCCACGGCGGTCGGCGGCGGTGTGATCCGCGACCTGCTCGCCCATGAGGTGCCCTCACTGCTGCGCTGGGACCGGGACCTCTATGCCGTCCCGGCCATCCTCGGCTCCTCGATAGCGGCGCTGCTGCTCCACTTCCACGCCCTTACGGCGGCCACGAGCGCGCTCGCGGCCGCCGTGACGTTTGTGGTGCGGCTGCTGGCGATGCGGTACGGCTGGCGGGCGCCGCGGGCGTGGAACCGGCGCAGTACGGCGACGGAGGAGACCTGA
- a CDS encoding ArsR/SmtB family transcription factor has product MAIPFDVLAEPSRRQILDLLLERPRLVGELTEHLGLTQPGTSKHLRVLREAGLVRVRRDAQRRWYELCPEPLAEVDAWLAPYRRLWTDRLDALERHLDTMPESLDATGEPDVPEGPGVLEIPEVPDARDGEAP; this is encoded by the coding sequence ATGGCCATACCGTTCGATGTGCTCGCGGAGCCGAGTCGTCGGCAGATCCTGGACCTCCTGCTGGAGCGGCCCCGCCTGGTCGGTGAGCTGACCGAGCATCTGGGGCTCACCCAGCCGGGCACCTCCAAGCACCTCCGGGTGCTGCGCGAGGCCGGTCTGGTGCGGGTCCGCCGGGACGCCCAGCGCCGCTGGTACGAGCTCTGCCCGGAGCCGCTCGCCGAGGTGGACGCCTGGCTCGCGCCGTACCGTCGGCTGTGGACCGACCGTCTCGACGCGCTCGAACGACACCTGGACACGATGCCGGAGTCCCTCGACGCGACCGGCGAACCCGACGTACCCGAAGGACCCGGAGTACTCGAAATACCCGAAGTGCCCGACGCACGCGACGGAGAAGCGCCATGA
- a CDS encoding SRPBCC family protein — translation MKDTLAQTGGGRSALRLERRLAHPPEKVWRALTDPAQLVHWFPSAVQVELKLGGRMGFVFPGREAPDMDGVVTELDPPHVFAFTWGEDELRWELRPADEGCVLTLTHTFGDRFGAASFASGWHACITGLAALLGGEEIAHGDMAELHEKYVEAFGLAEGAVETTEDGGWRLRFERQLVRPAETAWRALTGPAADTPEPAAGAPVPFGFRTDAVPAGPITEAQPPRVLAYAWERDGRPAGTVRWELTQGTGHGARLILTQTGPADAETERTEAQQAWRHHIGLLAAKLLRVSS, via the coding sequence ATGAAAGACACCCTTGCCCAGACCGGCGGCGGCCGCTCGGCCCTGCGCCTGGAGCGCCGGCTCGCCCATCCCCCGGAGAAGGTCTGGCGAGCCCTGACCGACCCCGCCCAGCTCGTCCACTGGTTCCCCTCCGCGGTCCAGGTCGAGCTCAAGCTCGGGGGCCGGATGGGCTTCGTCTTCCCCGGGCGCGAGGCCCCGGACATGGACGGCGTCGTCACCGAGCTCGACCCGCCCCATGTCTTCGCCTTCACCTGGGGCGAGGACGAGCTCCGCTGGGAGCTGCGCCCGGCGGACGAAGGCTGTGTGCTGACCCTCACCCACACCTTCGGCGACCGCTTCGGCGCGGCCAGCTTCGCCTCCGGCTGGCACGCCTGCATCACCGGTCTTGCGGCCCTGCTCGGCGGCGAGGAGATCGCCCACGGCGACATGGCCGAGCTGCACGAGAAGTACGTCGAGGCGTTCGGCCTGGCGGAGGGGGCGGTGGAGACCACCGAGGACGGCGGCTGGCGGCTGCGCTTCGAGCGCCAGCTCGTCCGCCCCGCCGAGACGGCCTGGCGGGCGCTGACCGGCCCGGCCGCCGACACCCCCGAACCGGCCGCCGGGGCGCCGGTTCCCTTCGGCTTCCGTACGGACGCGGTCCCGGCGGGCCCGATCACCGAGGCGCAACCGCCCCGCGTGCTCGCCTACGCCTGGGAGCGCGACGGCCGCCCCGCCGGAACGGTCCGCTGGGAGCTCACCCAGGGCACCGGCCACGGCGCCCGCCTCATCCTGACCCAGACGGGCCCGGCGGACGCGGAAACGGAACGCACCGAAGCCCAGCAGGCCTGGCGCCACCACATCGGCCTGCTGGCCGCCAAGCTTCTCCGGGTGAGTAGCTGA
- a CDS encoding alpha/beta fold hydrolase, whose product MTTHECKTDWKLDRTYRSSSGEVRWTALGAPDAPPVVLLHGTPFSSYVWRGVARALANQHRVFVWDMPGYGASEKRADQDVSLAAQGRVFGELLDAWGLTGPGAEPAVVAHDFGGCVALRAHLLHGARYRRLALVNALALSPWGSPTYRLLGAHHEVFAQLPPEVHRGLVREYVRSGSASGLHPQVLERIVDGWCGPEDQPAFYRQIAQNDRRFTDEIEGRYGEIRLPVTVCWGADDAWIPVERGRELASRIPGARLRLIEGAGHLVQEDAPAELAAVLSGFLGEG is encoded by the coding sequence ATGACAACCCATGAGTGCAAGACCGACTGGAAGCTGGACCGCACCTACCGCAGCTCCTCCGGCGAGGTCCGCTGGACCGCGCTCGGCGCACCGGACGCGCCGCCGGTCGTGCTGCTGCACGGCACGCCGTTCTCGTCGTACGTCTGGCGGGGCGTCGCCCGTGCGCTGGCGAACCAGCACCGGGTGTTCGTCTGGGACATGCCGGGCTACGGGGCCTCCGAGAAGCGGGCGGACCAGGACGTCTCGCTGGCCGCCCAGGGCCGGGTCTTCGGCGAGCTGCTCGACGCGTGGGGGCTGACCGGGCCCGGGGCGGAACCGGCCGTCGTCGCCCATGACTTCGGCGGGTGTGTCGCCCTGCGTGCGCATCTGCTGCACGGGGCGCGTTACCGCCGGCTGGCCCTGGTCAACGCCCTCGCCCTGTCTCCGTGGGGCTCCCCCACCTACCGCCTGCTCGGCGCCCACCACGAGGTCTTCGCGCAACTGCCGCCGGAGGTGCACCGGGGCCTGGTGCGCGAGTACGTCCGCTCGGGAAGCGCCTCAGGACTTCATCCACAGGTGCTGGAGCGGATCGTGGACGGCTGGTGCGGCCCGGAGGACCAGCCGGCCTTCTACCGGCAGATCGCGCAGAACGACCGGCGCTTCACCGACGAGATCGAGGGCCGCTACGGGGAGATCCGCCTGCCCGTCACGGTCTGCTGGGGCGCGGACGACGCCTGGATCCCGGTGGAGCGGGGGCGGGAGCTTGCCTCTCGTATTCCGGGGGCCCGGCTTCGGCTGATCGAAGGTGCGGGGCACCTGGTGCAGGAGGATGCGCCTGCCGAGCTGGCCGCTGTGTTGAGCGGCTTTCTCGGCGAGGGCTGA
- a CDS encoding cysteine desulfurase family protein yields the protein MAYLDHAATTPMLPEAVQAMTAQLAVTGNASSLHAAGRRARRTVEESRESLAASLGARPSEVVFTAGGTEADNLAVKGLYWSRRDADPARVRVLASPVEHHAVLDAVDWLADHEGARVEWLPVDSLGRVHPDALREAIARDPSDVALATVMWANNEIGTIQPVRELADIAAEFDVPLHADAVQAFGQIEVDFAASGLAAMTVSGHKIGGPYGIGALLLGREHTPVPVLHGGGQERQVRSGTLDTPAIAAFAVAGAYATEHREEFAREIGALRDTLITAVRTAVPDAVLGGDPDPAGRLPANAHFSFPGCEGDSLLLLLDAQGIECSTGSACTAGVAQPSHVVLATGSDSDLARGTLRFSLGHTSTKADVEAVAEAIGPAVERARGAGLS from the coding sequence ATGGCTTATCTCGACCACGCCGCCACCACCCCGATGCTCCCGGAGGCGGTGCAGGCGATGACCGCCCAGCTCGCCGTCACGGGCAACGCCTCCTCGCTGCACGCCGCCGGCCGGCGTGCCCGTCGTACCGTCGAGGAGTCGCGTGAATCCCTGGCCGCCTCGCTGGGCGCGCGCCCGAGCGAAGTCGTCTTCACCGCCGGAGGCACCGAGGCCGACAACCTCGCGGTCAAGGGGCTCTACTGGTCCCGCAGGGACGCCGATCCGGCCCGCGTCCGAGTGCTCGCCAGCCCCGTGGAGCACCACGCCGTGCTCGACGCGGTGGACTGGCTCGCGGACCACGAGGGCGCCCGGGTCGAATGGCTGCCGGTCGACTCCCTCGGGCGGGTCCACCCCGACGCGCTGCGCGAGGCGATCGCCCGTGACCCCTCGGACGTCGCCCTCGCCACCGTCATGTGGGCCAACAACGAGATCGGCACCATCCAGCCGGTCCGCGAACTCGCCGACATCGCCGCCGAATTCGATGTTCCGCTGCATGCCGACGCGGTCCAGGCGTTCGGCCAGATCGAGGTCGACTTCGCCGCCTCGGGGCTGGCCGCGATGACCGTCAGCGGCCACAAGATAGGCGGCCCCTACGGCATCGGCGCGCTGCTGCTCGGTCGCGAGCACACGCCCGTGCCGGTGCTGCACGGCGGCGGCCAGGAGCGCCAGGTGCGTTCCGGGACCCTCGACACCCCGGCCATCGCCGCCTTCGCCGTCGCCGGTGCGTATGCCACCGAGCACCGCGAGGAGTTCGCCCGCGAGATCGGCGCGCTGCGCGACACGCTGATCACCGCCGTTCGTACGGCCGTGCCCGACGCGGTTCTCGGCGGCGACCCCGATCCGGCGGGCCGGCTCCCCGCCAATGCCCACTTCTCCTTTCCCGGCTGCGAGGGCGATTCGCTGCTTCTGCTGCTGGACGCGCAGGGCATCGAATGCTCGACGGGCTCGGCCTGCACGGCCGGTGTCGCCCAGCCCAGCCATGTGGTCCTGGCCACCGGCAGCGACTCCGACCTGGCCCGCGGCACCCTGCGCTTCTCGCTCGGCCACACCTCGACCAAGGCCGATGTCGAGGCCGTCGCGGAGGCGATCGGCCCGGCGGTGGAGCGGGCGCGCGGGGCGGGGCTTAGCTGA
- a CDS encoding N-acetylmuramoyl-L-alanine amidase — protein MSETTTGGGRRVSRRTLLIGGSAAGLGAAGVAGYAARDELSRMWWRLPGIEKPRKAGAVDQPGAEWIAASGANWRWADRPDDYTIDRVVIHVVQGSYDDAVRVFRDPGHRAAAHYVVRRDGHIAQMVRELDVAFHAGNRPYNERSIGIEHEGFVSKPSSFTDPMYRASARLTASICERYGIPRDREHIVGHVEVPGTDHTDPGRHWDWDRYIRLVRAVRVARKPT, from the coding sequence GTGAGCGAGACCACGACCGGCGGTGGACGCCGCGTCAGCAGGCGCACCCTCCTGATCGGAGGCTCGGCGGCCGGGCTCGGCGCGGCCGGGGTCGCGGGCTATGCCGCGCGGGACGAGCTGTCCCGGATGTGGTGGCGGCTGCCCGGGATCGAAAAGCCGCGCAAGGCGGGCGCGGTCGACCAGCCGGGCGCGGAGTGGATCGCGGCCTCGGGGGCGAACTGGCGCTGGGCCGACCGGCCGGACGACTACACCATCGACCGGGTGGTGATCCATGTCGTCCAGGGCAGCTACGACGACGCGGTACGGGTCTTCCGGGACCCCGGACACCGCGCCGCGGCGCACTATGTGGTGCGCCGCGACGGGCATATCGCCCAGATGGTGCGGGAGCTGGATGTGGCGTTCCACGCGGGCAACCGCCCGTACAACGAGCGCAGCATCGGCATCGAGCACGAGGGGTTCGTGAGCAAGCCGAGCTCCTTCACGGACCCGATGTACCGCGCCTCCGCACGGCTGACCGCGTCGATCTGCGAGCGGTACGGCATACCGCGGGACCGTGAGCACATCGTCGGCCATGTGGAGGTGCCGGGCACCGATCACACCGATCCAGGCCGCCACTGGGACTGGGATCGCTATATACGGCTGGTGCGAGCGGTGCGCGTGGCGCGGAAGCCGACCTGA
- a CDS encoding TIGR03619 family F420-dependent LLM class oxidoreductase: MRIGFALPQFGPLAHQPEDIARFARRAEELGADSLWVGDRLLAPVDPIVGYAGTDVIPPEFRAALDPFTVLATAAAATERVQLGTDVINAPWYPPAVLGRTLTTIDVLSAGRLLVGLGTGWSPEEYEAVDIPMAERGRRLDECLDALDAWWTRNPVEYRGDHWTVPASYVDLKPASRPHPPVYLAAFAPAAMRRVARRADGWLPIVVVPAAPGAPDPIATLAEGLGGVREAVEREGRDPAAFDAILRVNPSAGASVDDIATTLVRAGREAGIQHAFVDLLYVVKDTDQALDLVQRVLERARAS, translated from the coding sequence ATGCGCATCGGATTCGCCCTTCCCCAGTTCGGCCCGCTGGCCCACCAGCCCGAGGACATCGCGCGGTTCGCGCGCCGGGCCGAGGAGCTCGGCGCTGACAGCCTGTGGGTCGGGGACCGCCTGCTCGCCCCGGTGGACCCGATCGTCGGCTACGCGGGCACCGATGTGATCCCGCCGGAATTCCGCGCCGCGCTGGATCCCTTCACCGTGCTGGCCACCGCCGCCGCGGCCACCGAGCGGGTCCAGCTCGGCACCGATGTCATCAACGCCCCCTGGTACCCGCCCGCGGTGCTCGGCCGCACCCTGACCACCATCGATGTGCTGAGCGCGGGCCGGCTGCTGGTCGGGCTGGGCACCGGCTGGTCCCCCGAGGAGTACGAGGCGGTCGACATCCCCATGGCCGAGCGCGGCCGGCGCCTCGACGAATGCCTCGACGCCCTGGACGCCTGGTGGACCCGGAACCCGGTCGAATACCGCGGGGACCACTGGACCGTGCCCGCCTCCTACGTCGACCTCAAACCGGCCTCCCGCCCCCATCCGCCCGTCTACCTCGCCGCCTTCGCGCCCGCGGCCATGCGCCGGGTGGCCCGGCGTGCCGACGGCTGGCTGCCCATCGTGGTCGTCCCGGCCGCGCCCGGCGCCCCCGACCCCATCGCCACCCTCGCCGAGGGGCTGGGCGGGGTGCGGGAAGCGGTCGAGCGGGAGGGCCGGGACCCGGCGGCGTTCGACGCGATCCTGCGCGTCAACCCCAGCGCCGGCGCCTCCGTGGACGACATCGCGACGACCCTGGTCCGGGCCGGGCGGGAGGCGGGCATCCAGCACGCCTTCGTCGATCTGCTCTACGTCGTGAAGGACACCGACCAGGCCCTGGACCTCGTCCAGCGGGTGCTGGAGCGGGCCCGCGCGAGCTGA
- the mnmA gene encoding tRNA 2-thiouridine(34) synthase MnmA — protein sequence MTDFPGAPTGPRDGRRLRVLAAMSGGVDSAVAAARAAEAGHDVTGVHLALSANPQSFRTGARGCCTIEDSRDARRAADVIGIPFYVWDLAERFREDVVEDFIAEYEAGRTPNPCLRCNEKIKFAALLDKALALGFDAVCTGHYATIVERADGSRELHRASDMAKDQSYVLGVLDERQLAHAMFPLGDTLTTKGEIRAEAERRGLAVAKKPDSHDICFIADGDTQGFLAGHLGTAEGDIVDEDGRKLGTHEGAYGFTIGQRRGLRIGHPAPDGKPRYVLDISPVDNTVTVGPVEALDVAALTAIKPRWCGAPPVGPGSYTAQLRAHGGETEVTAEPIGVSGLRVTFAEPVRGVAPGQAIVLYDDTRVVGSATIATTERAQVVAS from the coding sequence ATGACTGACTTCCCCGGTGCGCCCACAGGTCCCCGCGACGGCCGTCGGCTGCGCGTCCTCGCCGCCATGTCCGGTGGTGTGGACTCCGCGGTCGCCGCCGCGCGGGCGGCCGAGGCGGGCCACGATGTGACCGGCGTCCATCTCGCGCTCTCCGCCAACCCGCAGTCGTTCCGCACCGGCGCCCGTGGCTGTTGCACCATCGAGGACTCGCGGGACGCCCGGCGCGCCGCCGATGTGATCGGCATCCCGTTCTATGTGTGGGACCTCGCCGAGCGCTTCCGTGAGGACGTGGTCGAGGACTTCATCGCCGAGTACGAGGCGGGCCGCACCCCCAATCCGTGTCTGCGCTGCAACGAGAAGATCAAGTTCGCCGCGCTGCTGGACAAGGCGCTCGCCCTCGGCTTCGACGCCGTCTGCACCGGTCACTACGCCACGATCGTGGAGCGCGCGGACGGCTCGCGCGAGCTGCACCGCGCCAGCGACATGGCCAAGGACCAGTCCTATGTGCTCGGCGTGCTCGACGAGCGCCAGCTCGCCCACGCGATGTTCCCCCTCGGCGACACCCTGACGACCAAGGGCGAGATCCGCGCGGAGGCCGAGCGGCGGGGCCTGGCCGTCGCCAAGAAGCCCGACAGCCATGACATCTGCTTCATCGCCGACGGCGACACCCAGGGCTTCCTGGCCGGGCATCTCGGTACGGCCGAGGGCGACATCGTCGACGAGGACGGGCGCAAGCTGGGCACCCACGAGGGCGCGTACGGCTTCACCATCGGCCAGCGCCGGGGGCTGCGCATCGGCCATCCGGCTCCCGACGGCAAGCCGCGCTATGTCCTGGACATCTCCCCGGTGGACAACACGGTCACGGTCGGCCCGGTCGAGGCCCTGGACGTGGCCGCCCTGACCGCCATCAAGCCGCGCTGGTGCGGAGCCCCTCCGGTGGGCCCCGGCAGCTACACCGCCCAGTTGCGCGCCCATGGCGGCGAGACCGAGGTGACGGCCGAGCCGATCGGGGTATCCGGGCTGCGGGTGACCTTCGCCGAGCCGGTGCGGGGCGTGGCCCCGGGGCAGGCGATCGTGCTCTACGACGACACCCGGGTCGTGGGCTCCGCCACCATCGCAACGACCGAGCGCGCCCAGGTGGTCGCCTCCTAG